A region of Trachemys scripta elegans isolate TJP31775 chromosome 24, CAS_Tse_1.0, whole genome shotgun sequence DNA encodes the following proteins:
- the LOC117869695 gene encoding immunoglobulin gamma-1 heavy chain-like isoform X1, whose translation MSHQIVGVILIYLQMTASGKEIQILQSPGELWLKSGDTAQLHCKTLEDEVSTMWYKEQSGSLRWIYRSSEFASPDGKYSSEANTVANTFSLIISNVQREDSGVYYCGLFSFMYLQPNFGNGTRLIVTDAAKPRLSILVPSTPEDAELPPVIPLLCLLSDFTPPWSAVLWDTGEPVSEGQTDAGAIDGNGVFSVWSLMTIPSETWNQKTICTCTAKESSMGRSISATVSKETERRDAGDCEIVLYAGLPCIFILLFIQLLILLWRKCPVRGRAVRRGNPIPMRQIPQTEYATLPYNNSNAPR comes from the exons ATGTCCCACCAGATAGTTGGGGTGATTCTAATCTATCTGCAAA TGACTGCCTCAGGAAAAGAGATACAGATCCTGCAAAGCCCAGGCGAGCTGTGGCTGAAATCTGGGGACACTGCACAGCTGCACTGCAAAACATTAGAAGACGAAGTGAGCACAATGTGGTACAAGGAACAGAGTGGAAGTTTACGGTGGATTTACCGGAGTTCTGAGTTTGCATCGCCAGATGGAAAATACTCGAGTGAAGCGAACACTGTGGCAAACACGTTTTCTCTAATTATCAGTAATGTACAAAGAGAGGACTCGGGGGTTTATTACTGTGGCCTCTTTTCCTTTATGTATCTACAGCCCAACTTCGGGAATGGGACCAGACTAATTGTCACAG ATGCCGCCAAGCCGAGACTTTCCATCCTggtgccctccaccccagaggatgctgagcttccccCCGTCattcctctgctctgcctgctctcgGATTTCACTCCTCCCTGGAGTGCTGTTCTCTGGGACACTGGTGAGCCGGTGTCTGAGGGTCAGACAGATGCTGGAGCCATAGATGGGAACGGGGTCTTTAGTGTTTGGAGCCTAATGACAATCCCTTCTGAGACGTGGAACCAGAAAACGATCTGCACTTGTACGGCCAAGGAGAGCAGCATGGGGAGAAGCATCAGTGCTACAGTCTCCAAGGAAACAG AGAGAAGGGACGCTGGAGACTGTGAGATTGTGCTCTACGCTGGGCTGCCCTGTATTTTCATCCTTCTCTTCATCCAGTTGTTGATCTTGCTCTGGAGAAAGTGCCCCGTCAGAG GGAGAGCTGTGCGAAGAGGGAATCCAATACCTATGAGGCAGATCCCACAG ACTGAATATGCGACTCTGCCGTACAACAACAGCAATGCTCCTCGGTGA
- the LOC117869843 gene encoding immunoglobulin kappa light chain-like, whose product MKMIFAEYLVLSSLVLGVQLFLYQTQRIQFVEVSDTAKIHCSSKEKLEGGSKMFWYLRREGETPTCIKSCLDDQNQNVSKFACKHETHSSTLEISNVQKTDSGIYYCAYIDSSYLLFGNGSALIVGDSYTNSSWVMLLVPFPRGSQVTGTANLACVIHGVSSPVHVSWSVSGELQEQGLTRSLNAKNGSLMLINHIGVPMDTWTSGKIFTCEVKFNSSDKSVKKSTRYPAALARGCSYYIVPIAAGAGLLLLLVSLSLVWTRCPSTLGKKHSPAQTLSRREKSYSPACNCPVPHMNXINGDLNSLAIP is encoded by the exons atgaaaatgatcTTTGCCGAGTATCTGGTTTTATCTTCCTTAG TGCTAGGAGTGCAGTTATTTCTGTACCAGACTCAGCGGATCCAGTTTGTTGAAGTTAGTGACACCGCAAAGATCCACTGTTCTTCCAAAGAGAAATTGGAAGGAGGAAGTAAAATGTTTTGGTATTTGAGAAGAGAAGGTGAGACACCCACATGCATTAAGAGCTGTTTGGatgatcaaaatcaaaatgtaagTAAATTTGCTTGCAAACACGAGACACACAGCTCGACCCTGGAAATCAGCAACGTCCAAAAGACTGACTCTGGCATTTACTACTGTGCATATATAGACAGCAGCTACCTGCTTTTTGGGAATGGATCCGCGCTGATTGTTGGAG ACAGTTATACCAACAGCAGCTGGGTGATGCTTCTGGTCCCATTTCCACGTGGCAGTCAAGTCACTGGGACAGCAAATCTGGCCTGTGTGATCCATGGAGTGTCCAGCCCAGTCCATGTTTCCTGGAGTGTttctggggagctgcaggaacaGGGGCTGACGCGCTCACTGAATGCCAAGAATGGATCTTTAATGCTCATAAATCACATCGGCGTCCCCATGGACACCTGGACCAGTGGGAAGATTTTCACGTGTGAAGTGAAATTCAACTCTTCTGACAAGAGTGTGAAGAAAAGTACCAGGTATCCTGCAG CCcttgccagggggtgctcatATTACATTGTGCCCATTGCGGCTGGTGCtggtctgctgctgctgttggtgtCTCTGAGCCTTGTCTGGACCCGCTGCCCTTCCACTCTAGGTAAGAAACAcagcccagcccagacactctcCCGCAGAGAGAAATCCTACTCCCCTGCTTGTAACTGTCCCGTCCCACACATGAACANAATAAATGGTGACTTGAACTCCCTGGCAATCCCATGA
- the LOC117869842 gene encoding immunoglobulin gamma-1 heavy chain-like produces the protein MSHQIVGMMLVCLHMAVSEEGIQILQSPAQVWLTSGQTAQLDCSPSRKVWRVQWYKEHLSLQWIYESSPLQPSNGKYSSKVNIPANTFSLTISNVQRNDSGVYYCGLAIYVHPNFGNGTRLSVTDASEPRLSILVPSAPEDAELPPVIPLLCLLSDFTPAWSAVLWDTGEQVSEGQMDAGAIDRNGIFSVWSLMTIPSETWNQETTCTCTAKENSTGRSINATVSKETGPVLYHSI, from the exons ATGTCCCACCAGATAGTTGGGATGATGCTAGTCTGTCTGCACA TGGCTGTCTCGGAAGAAGGGATACAAATCCTGCAAAGCCCAGCCCAGGTGTGGCTGACTTCTGGACAGACCGCACAGCTGGACTGTAGCCCTTCACGAAAAGTATGGAGAGTTCAGTGGTACAAGGAACATCTGAGTTTACAATGGATTTACGAGAGTTCTCCACTTCAACCTTCAAATGGAAAATACTCGAGTAAAGTGAACATTCCGGCAAACACATTTTCTCTGACTATAAGTAACGTACAAAGAAATGACTCCGGGGTGTATTACTGTGGCCTTGCTATATATGTACATCCCAACTTCGGGAATGGGACCAGGCTGAGTGTCACAG ATGCCTCCGAGCCAAGACTTTCCATCCTGGTGCCCTCTGCCCCGGAGGATGCCGAGCTTCCCCCCGTCattcctctgctctgcctgctctcgGATTTCACTCCCGCCTGGAGTGCAGTTCTCTGGGACACTGGTGAGCAGGTGTCTGAGGGTCAGATGGATGCTGGAGCCATAGACAGGAATGGGATCTTTAGTGTTTGGAGCCTAATGACAATCCCTTCTGAGACGTGGAACCAGGAGACGACCTGCACTTGTACAGCCAAGGAGAACAGCACGGGGAGAAGCATCAATGCTACAGTCTCTAAGGAAACAGGTCCAGTATTGTATCATTCAATCTAA